The following is a genomic window from Rhododendron vialii isolate Sample 1 chromosome 9a, ASM3025357v1.
CCATACGATGGAGATCCGTACGATACCGGGGAAGGGTCGAGTCATCCTACGCCTTGTCGGGCAAATGCAAGAATGAGACGAGCTGCTGTTGAGATATGTAACATCCACCATGATATGTACATGTGCAAGGAACCGTGCCGTACCTCCGCCTTAACTGGTCAAGCTTGGGTCACCGAGCTAGAAGAGGGAAACCCAAAGCGTATGTATCAATCATTTCGTATGAGTAAGATGAATTTCTTTTCACTTGTTTACCAACTTGAGCATAATTATGGGTTGCAAGTATCCGAGCGAATCTCAGTTGCTGAGCAAGTAGCTATCTTTCTCTGGATAATGGGCCAACGAGCTAATAATAGAAATGCCCAAGAACGTTTTCAACATTCGGGGGAGACTATATCAAGGCAGTTTCATAATGTGCTAAACGCCCTTAATGCCATGGCTATCGATTGGGTTAGACCATGGCCTCAACAAGGAGTGCATAGCAAAATAGCTAACAATCCAAGATATTATCCACATTTCAAGGtattttttgtaattgatttaTTCATTTTATGAGTACCCAGGCAATTCGTGGCTTTGGGGCTTTTAACCATTCAATTTTCTATATGTAGGACTGCATTGGGGCTATTGATGGCACTCACATAAAAGCCCACCCACCTACGGACGACCCTATACAGAAATGGATTGGTCGGAAAGGATATCCAACACAAAACATTATGGCCGCATGTGACTTTGATATGTGCTTCACGTTCGTGTTATCGGGATGGGAAGGAAATGCGCACGACACAAGAATTTTTTATGATTGTATAAGGAATCCTGCGTTAAATTTTCCAACACCACAAGGAGGTTAGTCTTGCGATTTCTCCTTTACTTATATTACACCCTAATTGTACTAAACTTTTACAACTAACGTATTGGACAATCACTACAGATCAATTTTATTTGGTAGATGCCGGGTACCCAAACACTCGTGGTTATCTAGCACCATACAAAGGTTGTAGATATCACCCTCCTGAATGGCGTGACGGAGGCGCACCAAGGACGAACTTTGAAAGGTTTAACAAAATACACTCCTCTCTTCGGTGCACCATTGAAAGGACATATGGCGTTTGGAAAGCTCGTTGGCCTCTGATTTGTGACATGCCTGTTGGCTTCATAATGACAACACAAGTAGCTCTTGTGTCCGCAACGATGGCGATTCATAATTTTATAAGAAGGAACAACTTTCCTGACATTCCTTTTGGTTTCTATGATAGGCGACCAAATTTCTTGCCTTCAGATCGAGGAGTAGAAACTACAGCACCTAACGGCAACCATGGCAATAGGGTCCAACGTGATGATCGTAACATGGACACTGTAAGGGCATCTATGCGAGATTTCATTGTGGAAAACAATATACGTTAGGTCACCTCGACACTTTGGAGGTTGTGTAATGTTGTTGAACCtgtgtgtttattttttttgctatgctttttttttttcattctgctTGTAGGtgtggtttgtgtgtgtgtgtgtgtgtgtgttttttttttttttttggcttcagACTTGTAATATTAAtaaagtgtttgtgtttgttttattGTTCTTCATATTTATGTTATGTGTTTATCGTTAAATTAAAGTGTTACTTGTAACATTggtcttatttttttatgtctaaaataccaaaataaaaataccgAATGTCTTccttaaattaaaaaaaggaaaaaaattacatatcAAAACCAAttattttaccacaataatatAACGCCGATAGGCAAACAGCAtatatgggaaaaaaagaaagaagcaaacaTAAAACATTACTTTAGAATAATAGACTTCAATAAACAgctcataaaaaatattcaataataaagtaaaaaaaaatttaacaaaaaacgGAAGTGACCTGTTATAAGAAGACAAAgggcaatatggtaaaaatGGAACCCACAATTCATTCTCAACAATCATCTATCAAACACtactacaatttcaaaatacattctgcacaaatctcccaaacactctaccatactcaaaatacattatggccataatccaaaaagtcaaaaagccaaaaagctgaaaatgaaaagccaaaaagtaggctcccaaacacccccaaaatcatgggccaaggaatctcatcattttacttccaaaactagttaacctagccatgcatgcatgcaaccctaggattttagcctTAAAAACCTATTAAACCTAGACTTACTTTCttagacacacatatatatacatgtacacatatatacatatatatatgtaccgagagagagagagagagagagagagagagagagagagagagagagagagagagggccggatggagagagagtgagaggccgagagtgagagagtggaggtggagtgtgtgattgtgttttggacacttacacaagcaactttaatagccctaagcctatttactacatgtcaaaccattctagtcttccaaaggacaaagatagcccatgattatattctttcttgcaagcaacctcctcatagacttgacaagccaaaaacccttcatgatggcctaaaatttggcctaaattggaaaagacaagtcatggaaggttatgacttgattgaaaagcttgaaatgaccactcaatggagcaaatccatgggagaaaggagagaggggggggtggccatagaggagggaggaggagctcaagtgttggctataaatagcaccccatgccttccattcaactcacaccttcactcatttgccatttccatttccagacagcctactgcccttcacgaatctccatttttctcctacttaaattagtttttagaaccaactcccttcgggaaagttgtagagcacttcaaaaccttcaagttagacccaagaaccatcccaatcgatgaagaaatgacaaagatattggcatccgaagttcagtaaaaaatctcggattcctatttccagacagcatactgtcttctcctttatcaccatttttctcctacctaaagtagtttctaggatcaacttctttcacgaaagttgtagagcactttgagagcttcaatttcgacccaagaacgatcatattcggccaaatatcgactgagttactgccatccaaagtttggtccagatttgcgagtttcgccgcccgtagaaaacttccaactagcttattcggccccgactagttttggatcaaggtagataaatctctactcattctccctagtataactttagttatttttgtttatgataaggcaagttaaagtattaggaataattagcaagctcgttttacaaaatcttgaaatgacattacgatcatgtagattttctctactcactttcctaagtataagtagaaccccttgtcccataaactctacgtatagaatcgtatgttagaaagtagaatgttcttgattcaaagtatcaatagcCCTATCGTTtttcttaagtagataaggttatctattatttagtttcaagtagataaggttatctatcgtttaaaatgcatgattgtcaataaatttatctcgctaatggaagtacgagcatgttagataaatgactttttcttaaataaaccTCTGTTGTTTAGAACTCccttcaaagaaagaaagaacggttttcgaaagatagaatttgacacttgaaatagaagtattcgtattttgatctttagaatggttatgagcattTTTATTAATATgaaattggatgatcttgctagtttagtttcaagattacaatgaataatttatgtttgtaaaaagtcctaccgcggagtctatgcatgagaacaagacacggaaatcaagaaaatagaaacatgacacctagggtgtggttaacaagaaaaatgtattccgaggatggaaatattttgaaactacataatgaccggttttgggtggcattatgtgagttgtgtgcgtgtgccaaagtaagatttgtgaaaaacccaatgagaacccggagcggcggaatcattgtggggatactcgggaacccggagcggcggaaccgagggtttagatttcgaaaacgccaaatgggaacccggagcggcggaactattgtgggatactcgggaacccggagcggcggaaccgagggttttgaattgtgtgcgttcccatgggaaccggagcggcggaaccatggtgaggtatggcttggttatccgcggcacggagccaatgcaagttttgtgtgccaattgGAACCtggtgcagcggaaccattgtgaggatactcgggaacccggaacggcggaaccgaggttgggtgtgttaaaaacggattttgaaaatgttgatttggttatgaaaagtggaaatggagacacagtctacgatgagtcgcgtaggagaaacacagaaaaacatgGATACCAACGATACATGAATAGTGAATATGGATGTGCTATCGTTAATCATTTTTGTTAAACCTGCTTGCACTCTGTtgattttatgatctattgttgtaagttaagagttagtgggtttggatattttattgagcttttgtaagctcacggtgttacctttggtgaccctgacatattatattggtggcaacgccggtataatgtgtcagatcttatagatgaacagggtgaactctacacatTGGAgtcttttggagccgaggagctggccaggatggaggaagaagcggagcagtagataggaaccctagtctgccctccttttgttgaataagattaCTCTTTTGAGAATATtctgtaatattgagccagactccatttagtttttcaatgaaattgcccatttaacgttcccaaaattcggggcgttacaaatacCCATATTTGTCTTAAAAGTAACTTTACTTTAGTTGTGTATTTAGAAAATatagagaacaaaacaaaagaaaaggcattCTGTGCCTTGTGCAATGTGTAGAGCATTTTGTGTGGGTACGTGCTGAACTTGGGAATTAAGCTGGAGGTGGAGCTCATAAGGTGAACTTGGTGATTTGAATTGATGACTAAGCATCAGTTACTCTATATAAGTGAACTTGAAGGCTTGAATCATTACAGTGGTAGgaaactaaaaataataatagtcaTTCATAGAGCAAAGTTATGGACAGTGGGTTCAATTTTGATGGCGATGAGATCTTGTACGTTGTTCTTTGAAGAGGAATATAAGGTGCAACTATATCTGATGACAAGGTGATTTGAGGGTGAGTGTGAGATACATGTTTCTtgtacaatattaatgttgggTTTTTGTTGGTTGTGCTATGTGCGGTGACTGTATGTCGTGGAACTGTTCGGTATGTAGCAGGGTGACTAGACTAATAAGCAATGCCAAAAGACATGTTGGCCAATGGGCTGTGGTGAGGCTAGTGAGATGGTACGTCACCCGTCATATACCGAGGAGGACCGGATATGTGGTTCCTTTTATGTGGAACGTGTTATATTCGTGGTTGGTGTTAATATGTGGTGGTTATGGTGGTGCAATTATTGTAGTATTGATATTGTAcacgttattatgtctcataCACTCCTGGAGTCCTTTGGACTCCAACTTGCAAGTTGGTTAGCGGGCCAGGAGCGTGCCGGTGGTGTGGACTTGTCTGAGTTGCTGCAAGAGTGGGTTGTTGTTAATTTGCTATAAAGATCGATAGTTGTAAATCATATagtttttggaataaaagacaGATTATGGTTTTTTTAACTTCGTGGTGCTTGAGGATCCAGGTTGTTACACAGATGACAGAAAGATCAAGCTGGCTTCCGCTTCCAAGAGAAGGAAGATTGAAGCCTCAAAGGCCAAGTCCAAGAAGCCGATGCTCTTCTGGCACAAGTAAAGGAAGATTGAAGCCCGGCCCCCATGATCCAAAGGCTAATTCAAAAGTTGATAGAACATTTGGTTCGGATACTTTTCAGTAAGTTAAACCTTCCTCGGTTTGAAGATAGTTTCAATTGTTCATCAGGACTATAGTGTTGCAAAAAGTATTTGGTTCCTGTTTTGTTATTAATGAtaatctcaaaaataaaatttgctttTGTGATGTAAGAAAATTTGAACAGTTGATGAAACATGAACTTGGTTGTCATTCTACTAAAATATGTGTAGGTGGCAGCGGCCTGTCTTAGATATATCCTTGTTATTGACACTTTTGATTCTGAGCTATGCGGCCTAAATAAAATTGGATTGGTAATGGGATACTCTTTTCTTCAAATCTTATTTCAATTGAGTCGAATGGTTCGCCTCAGGCACCATGGATGTGAAAGTTGggttctttatttcttttagtttttgcCCCTCCTCACCATGGATGTTTTAGTTAGGCTATTatgagaaactcagaaatcatatTAAACCAAGCTCTATTCTGAGAAACTCAGAAAGCATATATATTAAACCAAGCTTGTCACATCTTACTCATCATCAGCTTGTAGGATTAATATGCATGCATTGCAGAGAGTCATTTGACATTGTAGGTCGATCAGTACTAAATGGTTGCTTTTCtcaactactccctccgtcccctttcaaatgtcctacttcgtaactccaacttattaaaaaaacattatcattatacctttcacatcaactttttcctccactttccctacttacccatcatcattacattttttactcactaacttttcaaaatggaatctacttttagggacaaaatagacaatgtaccaacttttgccttctaactttaccaaatggacacttattaagggacaacccaaaatgaaatactggactataataaggggacggagggagtataatacACAAGGCCTCGAACAGCCTGTTTCCTTGAATGTTCTATCCTATTTGTCATGGTGGGTGATATTTGTGAAAATAAGTattgatgtagaacacgtggaggcccaatttcaTTATTAATTGGACCAGTCGAAGTCTCGGAAGTCCAAACGttgtttaattgcaaattacccaatttggcaactttcggacgagctcggattGGGCCCAAATTTGATAGGCTAACTTATTTTCGCGCTGCGGTCAATATCTATCAACCCTAGTTGATAACCAATGGtgtttttcggcctaattccttcgagTAGGCCTCCAATTGGACCTTTTTGCCATTTTAGGAAatatttgtttcattaataacTTTTAGCGTACAATTCCGTATAAGTttattctttttggaaaagtcatgtttttctttcctttttccaattttattatttttcccaaattttgggaATGTTCGTTTTTGAGTTCGGGTTTTGCTAGGGTTACgcatttttcctataaaaaggATTGTAATCTAATGTTTAAGcagttttttatcaataatattcagatttttgtctttttctcttgagGATTCAAAAATTGCTCGTGGCTACGAGTACCtatcattcgtttgattagtacgcaactaatctctttgttattTCCGCTGCTTCAAGTATGCTTCCCTCGTTTAATGGTTTTCCTTAGATGGTGTGAATTACTAATGTGACACATACAAAAGTTGATATATATAGGGCTTTGATCAGATACTTGGATTGCGTATTCGCTGATGCAGGAGGCTATTAATTTgtcgatgagagagagagagagagagagagagagagagagagatattaaACCTTGATGGACTGCGACAAATAGTTCTATGGTGTTACGGACAGTGGTACGTTGATTCCTGATCATGGTCACGCGCTTGACACatggaaaaatatgaaaaatgaaaaaatgcacCAAAATTAACTGAATCTTTTCATGTCACAATCGTACTGTTAGGTGTTAACCAACCAAGCACAAATGGCAAGTTCACTAAAACAGGAATATTCGAGGGTCCAAAACATATGTTAATTTGATCTTAAATTTGAaccttctcttctttctttttttgataagaaCCTTCTCTTCTTTAAAGACTAATAATTTGCATGTGAATTTTCAAGGAAATAGGAGCTAATCAACATTCTTGTTCTTCTACTACATATTTGAAAAGATTATCGGCTACAAACCATTAATTAGACCATATCTCACATGGATACACTAGACTAGCGgtcaagaaaacaaagaaatctaGATCGCCTGTTGCTGCACTTAACGGTTCGGATTGACTCTCTAACCGATAAGAATATTTGAGCAAATCCAAACCATAAATTGAATTGTCTCATCTGAGTCCAAATTAAAAATCGGAGAGGATCGTATTAGAATTTACTTCGAACTTCCAAGTGTGTAAGTGTTGACTGTAAGATTTTTCCAAGGCTGGATATAGGCTGTTCTGGTTAGCCACTACTCGAGAGTCAAGGCATCCCTACTACCACAAGATTCAGTTAGTTGACTTTGGATATTTTAATTAGCAAGCAGTAATTGACTAATTTCCTTATATAACCACGTACGCAAATCCCATCACACCATGGGTGAATACTCTTCTTTCCAAATTTGTAACATGAATGTGTGATCTACTATGTTGCAGAGGCATGCACGAGCTTTAGGTGTTGTACCTTATGGGGAATTAGTACCCAAGGCGGCTTCTCGGAATCGCTACGCGCAAACAAGTTTAGAGCCATGGCGAAAGATTGGAATACCGACTAGGCCGCCGTCTCCCTCGCTTATACCATCTGCTTCATACGTCTACTCCTTCGGCGCACCAGGTGCTCATGTTGAGATTCTATCACCGCCGCCGTCATCACCATCACCTAATTACAACTCGTGATCAACTCGATTGGAACTACTTCTGAAATATGCTTATCTTTGTATGTTTTTCATCTCCAGGAAATGGAGCTAAAAGCTTCAAATCATATGGAAAAACTTGCGTTTCCTCAATGCTTGTGTTTTTATGGTTTTGTTGCAAAGGAAAGCATGAGTTTGGTGGAGAGctgatttggtttgttttgctGCTTCTTCTCGATCGTCCTGGAACGTTTCCAACGACCGAAAACTGAATTTATAGTTGCTTTTCTTGTTACATTTTTATCTTCTTAATTTAGAGCTATTATTTCTGAATTTTCAGACACGTACTGGTGTCCAGCCATAGATTCGGAAACATGTGAGTCCGTAATCGTGAAATGTAAGTGTTACACTTGTATCATGTGTGGAGCAGACGaacattgaacggcttggaaTATCTGTGCGCGCGGCGCTACTCTTCCTCTTGGCTCTTTTACTTGCCTTTTCCTGCTTGTTCAAGAAAAAATGAGGACTTTTTTTTAGCTAGCGGCCCAAACAAAAGAGATTATTTTAGCCTCTTGATCGATCGATTGATTGAATCGAAGTACGAAGGGGTTGATTTAAGTGTGAGATCCGCCCAAGACTAAGGCCGACTTTCTTACTACTGATCTCTATCTCATGCGTGTGTTTCTGCCATATTCAAAGGGTTAGAATACTGACTCGATCTTCACAGATTCCATGGCTGAATGATATGCAGTACTGCACAACCGTGAGGGCTAGTCCTGTGGTTGGTGGGTGTGCTCTCCACACGATTGATCAGGGTTAGGACTCATCTCTTGAGGCCAGactgcaagaaagtaatttcttgtaaattttctGGTTTATATGATTTGGATTTGAACGAACCGATGAAGGGATTAATTGAGGTATGCGTAAGTTGACCGAACACCCCTCaccaagaaaggaaaaaaaaaaaaaccttatttGCACTGCGCGAGTTGACCCACATCTCAGATACCACTAATTAATCGACTAGTGTcaataaactaattttttgaaatcaatAACCTGATTGACTTGAAAAGGATAATATCCTCGGAGAAGAAACATATTGGTATATACTCTGAGGAGTGGAATTTGCCTCCTAACTCGGTTGGTGGAACAGGTAATGGGCACTTCATTTGGAAAGGGTTTAAACTATTCCAAGTCAACGCCTCTTTCTCCTAGGATAGTAGTATATAATAGTAGGATTTtcttggttaaaaaaaaaaaaactgtaatcgAGGGGTGCAGCTCATACGTTCTCGATCATATCTTTATTACTACAATGTTATTCAAGTCTTGACATTTTCTTCTCAACCCCGAGCTCACAACATTGATCTAAAATGTTCATTTTGTACGTCTCGCAAAGAAAATGAcatctttgaaaaaaattcatctcGATCAGACATTTATATAAACAACAACGAATTGTATAAAAACTGAAGGTTTGTACTCAATTATCTAATTTATAGAATTTGTTCATGTATCTCTATGTATAGATGTCCTAGgaagatttctttttctccatAATTGTTGTTCTCTGCGAGTGTTTGAAACATTAAAATTCGAATCATTATTTTCTCCATAAAGGGATTTTCAACTAGGAAACGTGCCCCAGCACTTGAGGGGAATTTGCTTGGCTCGAGTGCCTTTATGCCTTCGAAAACGAGATGCAATATATCGGGaaaatataatataaaaaaaaagaggaaaatccaATCTATAAAATACAAGGTCTAGTCCTAAACGATAACAAGTTCATTCAATGAATAcccttgacgcagcggaattcacgagagattagttagcgtactaatccaaacgagataaacaactcgtcgcaacgagcaaatcttgcgcacaagaaagaaagagaaaatctctgcaatattattaatcaaaagctACATAAACTCTAGATTACAAACCCTTAAATATGCTGAAactctagaaaccctaaaaataaacttggaaaataaaaagtgccataatttggggcttttcctaaaactgaaaacgggaaagaaaaataagactttcccaaaaagaatcaacttaaaaggaattacggtctaatagttattaacgaaacaaatctttcctaaaacggcaaaatgACGCAATTGAAGacctaaacgaaggaattaggccgaaaaacaccatcgatcatcaacttaggGTTCATGAATATTGACCGGAGCGCGAAattaagtcagcccaccaagtttgggcctattccgagctcgtccgaatttagccaatttgggtaatctgaaattaaacaccgtttgaactttcggggcttggctcggtccaactgatcatggaattgggcctccacgtgttctacatcaacCCTTTCCTCCCTGTTTCTGCTATTGCTCACGATTCAAGGCGTCTGCGACGCCGAGGCCCGAGCTTCAGCTGTTGTGCCTTGTGGGGAAGTACAAGAGGTCAAAGCTTCTTCCAATTGTTTGGGGGAAGTGAAAGGGAGGAGAACTGGAAGTCCAACTCGGCCTCGCTGCCCAACCACGAGATTCATATGTTTGTTGCTCCGTTACCGGCCGATAATCCGTTTCTAGATGATCCGCCTCTGCCAACGGTGCCATAACCAAAGATATTAAGaaacagaaatgattcgtgcacagcaagctgtgcacagcagcctttttctcccgcctcggatcgcacaaagatgatcggagccgctcattttgttcaaaatatatcgtttaaggtctctgtaaaaaatgagcttcgttcgatatcgtttgaggcgttaacaaaacacccaaaatcacttcagaatttaagccgatcatctttgtgcgatcCGAAGCTGGAGAAAAAGGCAATTGTGCACAGCTCATTAAGAAATAGTGCTAGGGGTGCGGCGGCCCCTTCTCCATTGTGGGTGTTGTAAGTGTGTGAGCATATTTGTGCGTGtctttagcat
Proteins encoded in this region:
- the LOC131301200 gene encoding uncharacterized protein LOC131301200 isoform X1, translated to MANYTNPDDYNHDLYDEENWDNDDPYGGDPYDGDPYDTGEGSSHPTPCRANARMRRAAVEICNIHHDMYMCKEPCRTSALTGQAWVTELEEGNPKRMYQSFRMSKMNFFSLVYQLEHNYGLQVSERISVAEQVAIFLWIMGQRANNRNAQERFQHSGETISRQFHNVLNALNAMAIDWVRPWPQQGVHSKIANNPRYYPHFKDCIGAIDGTHIKAHPPTDDPIQKWIGRKGYPTQNIMAACDFDMCFTFVLSGWEGNAHDTRIFYDCIRNPALNFPTPQGDQFYLVDAGYPNTRGYLAPYKGCRYHPPEWRDGGAPRTNFERFNKIHSSLRCTIERTYGVWKARWPLICDMPVGFIMTTQVALVSATMAIHNFIRRNNFPDIPFGFYDRRPNFLPSDRGVETTAPNGNHGNRVQRDDRNMDTVRASMRDFIVENNIR
- the LOC131301200 gene encoding uncharacterized protein LOC131301200 isoform X2, whose product is MANYTNPDDYNHDLYDEENWDNDDPYGGDPYDGDPYDTGEGSSHPTPCRANARMRRAAVEICNIHHDMYMCKEPCRTSALTGQAWVTELEEGNPKRMYQSFRMSKMNFFSLVYQLEHNYGLQVSERISVAEQVAIFLWIMGQRANNRNAQERFQHSGETISRQFHNVLNALNAMAIDWVRPWPQQGVHSKIANNPRYYPHFKDCIGAIDGTHIKAHPPTDDPIQKWIGRKGYPTQNIMAACDFDMCFTFVLSGWEGNAHDTRIFYDCIRNPALNFPTPQGDAGYPNTRGYLAPYKGCRYHPPEWRDGGAPRTNFERFNKIHSSLRCTIERTYGVWKARWPLICDMPVGFIMTTQVALVSATMAIHNFIRRNNFPDIPFGFYDRRPNFLPSDRGVETTAPNGNHGNRVQRDDRNMDTVRASMRDFIVENNIR